From one Microcoleus sp. bin38.metabat.b11b12b14.051 genomic stretch:
- a CDS encoding DUF4437 domain-containing protein, producing MTQTFQDLSTQQFADLPVFPGTSWVVLAEPVPQGSIHRLKMKQGTIIPVHTHPADEYVFVVSGSLKTGDRVCEAGCFWTTPKGTKQGAHEALTDVELITIRLGAMGEFESTLG from the coding sequence ATGACTCAAACTTTTCAAGACTTATCCACACAACAATTCGCTGACTTACCGGTGTTTCCAGGGACAAGTTGGGTTGTGTTAGCTGAGCCTGTACCGCAAGGCTCGATTCATCGGTTGAAGATGAAGCAAGGTACAATTATTCCAGTTCATACCCATCCGGCTGATGAGTATGTGTTTGTAGTTTCGGGTAGTCTTAAAACAGGCGATCGAGTGTGTGAAGCGGGATGCTTTTGGACAACGCCGAAAGGAACAAAACAGGGAGCGCACGAAGCGTTAACCGATGTAGAATTAATCACGATTCGTCTGG